One Lactobacillus crispatus DNA segment encodes these proteins:
- a CDS encoding YSIRK-type signal peptide-containing protein (The YSIRK form of extended signal peptide directs nascent proteins to the cross-wall site, while signal peptides lacking YSIRK direct proteins instead to the cell pole. A large fraction of YSIRK proteins are surface proteins anchored by sortase-mediated processing of a C-terminal LPXTG motif.): protein MVGKNNKFLKENKNNQRFLRFSLRKLSVGVVSVAIAAGFYIGGSQSVLADTTSNDNLAENTDKNTVNPQNLSTSADPSAVASAADMPLTAQLRKRSAAPVKSAAPAAEKQKTAPLNVADAKPASNTADLQQ from the coding sequence ATGGTTGGTAAAAATAATAAATTTTTGAAAGAAAACAAGAATAATCAAAGATTTTTGCGTTTTTCATTACGAAAACTTAGCGTTGGAGTTGTTTCAGTAGCAATTGCTGCTGGTTTTTACATTGGCGGAAGCCAGAGCGTACTGGCCGATACCACTTCCAACGATAATTTGGCAGAGAATACTGACAAGAACACGGTTAACCCGCAGAATTTAAGTACTTCTGCTGACCCATCAGCAGTTGCTAGTGCCGCTGACATGCCGCTGACAGCACAGCTGCGGAAGCGGAGTGCTGCCCCAGTAAAGAGTGCCGCCCCAGCTGCTGAGAAACAGAAGACGGCTCCGCTTAACGTTGCTGATGCAAAGCCAGCATCAAATACGGCCGACCTGCAGCAGTAA
- a CDS encoding mucin-binding protein, with translation MKNIKISNPTDPNFVQYQDLVDSYMSDYHGEKKPSQYVFSVISDSRIYTDFIWTVDQDTGEKVSAYFNKWNSGITGYHQFSDADFDDNHNDYRYSKRGVTLSYDKPKGSSGSISVVDDNHNILDLGDANLQDVYEINGSTDNSRSDSFAVTLPEKGQPIIKFLYRNPDTGKLMDLRAPIYYSNGLTGQKFELDIGDSYKQELKDMFAGFKLVGSSKASGTFTQFAQGKTYVEHIASDDSEVIYQQIDAEGTMKVFYREKDGEKQPLLDKHGNPYQLEAGSSVNIDTGNGIITAYNPFVTGDHAYELIYEPEDQSANIVYVDKDGNKIKTDTVNGKTTQTVDVKSNVPAGWKIIDGQVPEMIHFTGEGTPDTTITIEHDTTSVDHTKPIKPGDKTPSGKEIKGAHESDLNQTITRTINVTTPDGQTTTTKQVAKIYRDATIDDVTGEVTYGDWSEGTWVDFKPGQVAGYTASPADVPAVTVKDGQKDQTVNISYTANEGTVLIKYVDRDGNEIGQQVITGHVGDTIKVTPQFPENWVPVDPDTVPAEVQIKEENGQIIIVVVRHAEKDPVQTKKVTRTIKVTTPDGQTKTIKQVVTISRHGDLDLVTGQIAWQPWTTAQWDVFKPAAIAGYTPSLAEVPAVTVDGETTDQTVDITYAAVATPAQPEHQAPTVSDTTDAQQATNQKADSNAQPAVTVVTSQQTATAQPEHQAPTASDTTDAQQATNQKADNNAQPAVTVVTSQQTATAQQAESTTNNRRLPQTGNSHDASALAGLGLASLMGLFGLGGKRRKRD, from the coding sequence TTGAAGAACATTAAAATCAGTAATCCAACTGATCCAAATTTTGTTCAATATCAGGATTTAGTGGATAGCTATATGAGCGATTATCATGGCGAGAAAAAGCCTTCGCAGTATGTATTTAGTGTCATTAGTGACAGTCGAATTTATACTGACTTTATTTGGACAGTTGATCAAGATACTGGGGAAAAGGTATCCGCCTACTTTAACAAGTGGAATAGTGGAATTACTGGCTATCACCAATTTAGCGATGCCGATTTTGATGACAATCATAATGATTACAGATACTCAAAGCGCGGAGTCACTCTAAGCTATGACAAGCCTAAAGGATCATCTGGTTCAATCAGTGTTGTTGATGATAATCATAATATATTGGATCTAGGTGACGCTAATTTACAGGATGTTTATGAAATAAATGGGAGTACTGACAATTCTCGTTCTGACTCATTTGCTGTTACATTGCCAGAGAAGGGACAACCGATTATTAAGTTCCTGTATAGAAATCCAGACACTGGAAAACTGATGGATTTGAGAGCCCCAATTTATTATTCAAATGGATTGACCGGTCAAAAGTTTGAGCTTGATATTGGCGATTCTTATAAACAAGAACTTAAAGATATGTTCGCTGGGTTCAAGCTTGTGGGTAGTAGTAAGGCAAGTGGAACATTTACCCAATTTGCTCAAGGGAAGACCTACGTTGAACATATTGCGTCTGATGATTCCGAAGTTATTTATCAGCAGATTGATGCTGAGGGAACAATGAAGGTTTTTTACAGAGAAAAAGATGGTGAGAAACAACCTCTTTTAGATAAGCATGGCAATCCATATCAGCTTGAAGCAGGAAGTTCTGTAAATATTGATACAGGGAATGGTATTATAACGGCTTACAACCCGTTTGTTACTGGCGATCATGCTTATGAACTAATCTATGAGCCTGAAGATCAATCCGCTAATATTGTCTATGTTGACAAGGATGGCAACAAGATCAAGACAGATACGGTCAATGGTAAGACAACTCAAACTGTTGATGTTAAATCCAATGTTCCAGCTGGTTGGAAGATCATCGATGGCCAGGTTCCAGAAATGATTCACTTTACGGGTGAAGGAACCCCAGACACGACGATCACGATTGAGCATGATACGACCAGCGTTGACCACACTAAGCCAATTAAGCCGGGCGATAAGACGCCATCTGGTAAGGAAATCAAGGGGGCTCACGAGAGTGACCTGAACCAGACAATCACGCGGACAATCAACGTGACGACGCCAGATGGTCAGACGACCACGACGAAGCAAGTAGCGAAGATCTACCGTGACGCCACGATCGATGACGTTACTGGTGAAGTAACTTACGGTGACTGGTCCGAAGGTACCTGGGTGGACTTCAAGCCAGGCCAAGTCGCCGGTTACACGGCTTCCCCAGCTGATGTACCAGCGGTAACGGTTAAGGATGGTCAAAAGGATCAAACCGTCAACATTAGCTACACGGCTAATGAGGGGACGGTTCTGATCAAGTACGTCGACCGCGATGGCAACGAGATCGGCCAGCAAGTGATCACCGGCCATGTTGGCGACACGATCAAGGTAACGCCGCAATTTCCAGAAAACTGGGTACCGGTAGATCCAGATACGGTTCCAGCCGAGGTTCAGATCAAGGAAGAGAACGGCCAAATCATCATCGTGGTTGTTCGCCACGCTGAGAAGGATCCGGTTCAAACCAAGAAAGTTACCCGGACGATCAAGGTAACTACGCCTGATGGTCAGACGAAGACCATCAAGCAAGTCGTCACGATCAGCCGTCACGGTGACCTGGACCTGGTTACCGGTCAAATTGCTTGGCAGCCATGGACAACCGCGCAATGGGATGTCTTCAAGCCGGCAGCAATTGCGGGCTACACCCCAAGTCTGGCGGAAGTACCAGCGGTAACGGTTGATGGTGAAACGACTGATCAGACGGTCGACATCACTTATGCGGCAGTTGCCACGCCTGCTCAACCAGAGCACCAGGCACCGACGGTTTCAGATACGACTGACGCCCAGCAAGCAACGAACCAGAAGGCGGACAGCAATGCCCAGCCAGCGGTTACTGTTGTAACTAGCCAACAGACGGCAACTGCTCAACCAGAGCACCAAGCACCGACGGCTTCAGATACGACTGACGCCCAGCAAGCAACGAACCAGAAGGCGGACAACAATGCCCAGCCAGCGGTTACTGTTGTAACTAGCCAACAGACGGCAACTGCTCAACAGGCAGAATCCACTACTAACAACCGCCGCTTGCCACAAACTGGTAATAGCCATGATGCTAGTGCCTTGGCAGGTCTGGGTCTGGCTTCCCTGATGGGACTGTTCGGCCTGGGCGGTAAGCGCCGCAAGCGTGACTAA
- a CDS encoding IS3 family transposase → MSKLTKKDKIHIFEEWTLENKRGTYLSKKYGIRREKVNYLINLIKIHGLSVLDKSYTHYSKEYKEHAIKRVLLGNESINAVALDLGLPGNGMLSNWIRSYKENGYNVVIKKKGRRIHEQERVKRIRTAQARKRQVASPEFKAYCRKRIYKKIGCLGSKKKEPTKTEIAQAVTELRHELGLAVKKIIEIINANEDLPHISRSNYYDVYTREDKDQVHHSDVMMRIREIYDEIKNRYVAPGYRRITHILHREGYQINRKTVNRLMRKMDLYGYVMKRRHPYSSYQGDIKGRIKPDLIKRKFFALRPNMKWYTDITEFNLRGKKLYLSPIIDGCGRDIVAYNISRHPNLKQVMSMLDDAFKTNQALNGLIFHTDRGWQYQHKAYQHELAIRGIEQSMSRKGCSPDDGLMEGFFGILKREMFYGQEKKYASLDELEQAIRKYIDYYNTERTKDKLKELTPIEYRNKSLVA, encoded by the coding sequence ATGTCTAAACTAACTAAAAAGGATAAAATTCATATTTTTGAAGAATGGACTTTAGAAAATAAACGTGGAACGTACTTAAGTAAGAAATATGGTATCAGAAGAGAAAAGGTAAATTATCTAATAAATTTAATTAAAATTCATGGCTTATCAGTACTTGATAAATCTTATACGCATTACTCAAAAGAGTATAAAGAACATGCCATAAAAAGAGTGCTTTTAGGAAATGAATCGATTAATGCAGTAGCACTTGATCTAGGTTTGCCTGGTAATGGTATGTTAAGCAATTGGATTCGCTCTTACAAAGAAAATGGATATAATGTCGTTATCAAGAAGAAAGGACGACGAATCCATGAGCAAGAAAGAGTTAAACGAATTAGAACGGCTCAAGCAAGAAAACGCCAAGTTGCGTCGCCAGAATTTAAAGCTTACTGTCGAAAACGCATATATAAAAAAATTGGATGCCTTGGTTCAAAAAAGAAAGAGCCAACCAAAACAGAAATAGCACAAGCTGTTACCGAATTGAGGCATGAACTGGGGCTCGCAGTAAAGAAGATCATTGAAATTATTAACGCTAATGAAGATCTGCCGCACATCTCGCGCAGTAACTACTATGACGTTTATACTCGTGAGGATAAGGATCAAGTTCATCATAGTGATGTGATGATGCGCATTCGGGAGATCTATGATGAGATTAAGAATCGTTATGTTGCCCCAGGTTATCGTCGTATTACACATATTTTGCATCGTGAAGGCTATCAGATTAATCGTAAAACTGTTAATCGTTTAATGCGCAAAATGGATTTGTACGGTTATGTGATGAAGCGTAGACATCCATATAGCAGCTATCAAGGAGATATTAAAGGCAGAATCAAACCAGACTTAATTAAACGCAAATTCTTTGCTTTAAGACCGAATATGAAATGGTATACCGATATTACCGAATTCAATCTAAGGGGTAAGAAACTCTATTTATCACCTATCATTGATGGCTGCGGACGTGATATCGTTGCTTATAATATTTCTCGTCATCCTAATCTGAAACAAGTGATGTCAATGTTGGATGATGCTTTTAAAACTAATCAGGCACTAAATGGTTTAATCTTTCATACAGATCGAGGCTGGCAATACCAACACAAGGCTTATCAACATGAACTAGCTATTCGCGGTATTGAACAAAGCATGTCTAGAAAAGGCTGTTCTCCAGATGATGGCTTAATGGAGGGCTTCTTTGGCATTCTCAAACGTGAAATGTTCTATGGTCAGGAGAAGAAATATGCTTCACTTGACGAATTAGAGCAAGCTATCAGAAAATATATAGACTATTACAATACGGAAAGAACTAAGGATAAACTAAAAGAACTTACTCCGATAGAATATCGGAATAAGTCCTTAGTCGCATAA
- a CDS encoding HI_0552 family protein — translation MTKLTNDMYTIFDRDEFSFKKLKEQYSEEEIAQIKVQFKDVWQIWKEVNLNISQQLPKFAKVHVESWTNGWNLRNHYWASYRLNTLADKSPCIGVMLDKKQLQVYLMFQHYKSEKRGDTPDQYNELLTDIPIWAKNRVTQNWYLWDKNDMEFTDHLPLQEYLTNLEKQKLFNLEAGKTSFLLGKFAFRDRDHVSNMEDFILDGIKQLLPLYKRLEN, via the coding sequence ATGACGAAGTTAACCAATGATATGTATACAATCTTTGATCGCGATGAATTTTCCTTTAAGAAATTAAAAGAACAATATTCTGAGGAAGAAATAGCGCAAATAAAAGTGCAATTTAAAGATGTTTGGCAAATCTGGAAAGAAGTAAATCTCAACATTTCGCAACAATTGCCTAAATTTGCTAAAGTTCATGTAGAAAGCTGGACTAATGGTTGGAACCTACGTAATCACTACTGGGCTTCTTATCGTTTAAATACTTTGGCTGACAAAAGTCCATGCATTGGCGTGATGCTTGATAAGAAACAGTTACAAGTTTACTTAATGTTTCAACATTATAAGAGTGAAAAACGCGGCGACACACCTGATCAATATAATGAACTACTAACTGATATTCCAATCTGGGCAAAGAATCGAGTAACCCAGAATTGGTATCTATGGGATAAAAATGACATGGAGTTTACTGATCATTTACCTTTACAAGAATATTTAACGAATTTGGAAAAGCAAAAATTATTTAATTTAGAAGCCGGAAAAACAAGTTTCTTACTAGGAAAGTTTGCTTTTCGAGACAGAGACCATGTTTCAAACATGGAAGATTTCATTCTTGATGGTATTAAGCAATTATTACCCCTGTACAAACGATTAGAAAATTGA
- a CDS encoding winged helix-turn-helix transcriptional regulator, translating into MPRHIYNCSEGCPVESTLQIISGKWKSVIIYHLIKKKHCRFNELQKLMPNCSRRMLSLQLKELKSDQIIDKTIFPTVPPKTSYQLTALGETLTPLILEMEKWGDKYNQLHE; encoded by the coding sequence ATGCCACGTCATATTTATAACTGCTCTGAAGGCTGTCCTGTTGAAAGTACACTTCAAATTATTTCAGGTAAATGGAAAAGTGTTATTATCTATCATTTAATCAAGAAAAAACACTGTCGTTTTAATGAATTGCAGAAATTGATGCCTAATTGTTCCAGACGAATGTTGTCACTTCAATTAAAAGAACTAAAAAGTGATCAAATTATTGATAAAACTATTTTTCCAACAGTACCACCTAAAACAAGTTATCAATTAACTGCATTAGGTGAGACCCTTACCCCATTAATTTTAGAAATGGAAAAATGGGGCGACAAATATAATCAATTGCATGAATAA
- a CDS encoding zinc-binding alcohol dehydrogenase family protein, giving the protein MKAIGFKKHLKIDDPESLIDFDMEKPTAKGHDLLVKVNAVSVNPVDVGVRKSGHMVLKTPKVIGWDACGVVEEVGSKVRLFKQGDRVFYAGSFIRSGSDSEYQLVDERIVGHAPKTLKDNEAAAMPLTSLTAYEALFEQMGLTWNQENNQSKTILIINGAGGVGSVATQLAHLAGLTVIATASRPDSIKWTQDHGTDYVVNHREDLVKQVRKLGYKYVDYILELKDLDGHWKEMCELIKPEGHIVSITENHRPINLRLLTKKKAHFSWEWMYTKSYYQTEDMISQHDILNKIAQMLDNGKLKCTMTKSLEPLNAINLRKAHKLVESGHMTGKVVVYDWEN; this is encoded by the coding sequence ATGAAAGCAATTGGATTCAAAAAACACTTGAAGATTGATGATCCTGAAAGTTTGATTGATTTTGATATGGAAAAACCTACTGCTAAGGGTCATGACTTGTTAGTAAAAGTTAATGCAGTTTCAGTTAACCCAGTAGATGTTGGAGTTAGAAAAAGTGGACATATGGTCTTAAAAACGCCTAAAGTGATCGGTTGGGATGCATGTGGTGTAGTAGAAGAAGTAGGGTCGAAAGTTAGGCTCTTCAAACAAGGTGACAGGGTATTTTATGCAGGTTCATTTATTAGATCAGGCAGTGATAGTGAGTACCAACTAGTTGATGAAAGAATAGTTGGTCATGCTCCAAAGACTTTAAAAGATAATGAAGCGGCTGCAATGCCTTTAACCTCACTTACAGCTTATGAAGCCTTATTTGAACAAATGGGTTTAACTTGGAATCAAGAGAATAATCAGAGTAAAACGATCTTGATTATTAATGGTGCTGGGGGAGTAGGATCAGTAGCTACACAATTGGCACATTTAGCAGGATTAACAGTAATTGCAACTGCATCCCGTCCAGATAGTATTAAATGGACACAAGATCACGGCACAGATTATGTTGTGAACCATCGTGAAGACTTGGTAAAACAAGTAAGGAAATTAGGATATAAGTATGTTGATTACATCCTAGAATTAAAGGATTTAGATGGTCATTGGAAAGAAATGTGTGAGTTAATTAAACCAGAGGGACACATTGTTTCAATTACTGAAAATCATCGTCCAATAAATTTAAGGTTGCTTACCAAAAAGAAAGCACACTTTTCGTGGGAATGGATGTATACTAAATCCTATTATCAAACTGAAGATATGATTAGTCAGCATGATATTTTAAACAAAATTGCCCAGATGTTAGATAATGGCAAACTTAAATGCACTATGACTAAGTCATTAGAACCCTTAAATGCAATAAATTTACGAAAGGCTCATAAATTAGTAGAAAGTGGTCATATGACCGGTAAAGTTGTGGTTTATGACTGGGAAAACTAA
- a CDS encoding putative holin-like toxin — MSVYESISLMLLFGTFVLALLTYIDHHHDKK, encoded by the coding sequence ATGTCGGTTTACGAGAGTATTTCCTTAATGCTTTTGTTCGGTACGTTTGTGTTAGCTCTGCTAACTTACATCGACCATCATCACGACAAAAAATAA
- a CDS encoding methylated-DNA--[protein]-cysteine S-methyltransferase, translating into MQTASYYNSPIGKILLASDEQGLIGLWLDTDRYYGDNLDKEYSEGGNKYLASAKKWLDIYFQGKEPDFTPQLHLIGTDFQKRVWQALLKIPYGMTTTYKDIAVQAAKDKDHLPIRAAGGAIGRNHICIIIPCHRVVGANHNLTGYGGGIDKKIQLLKLEGVDINQFKEP; encoded by the coding sequence ATGCAAACAGCTTCTTACTATAATTCACCTATTGGCAAAATATTGCTCGCTAGTGATGAACAAGGACTTATTGGTTTATGGCTAGATACTGATCGCTACTACGGTGACAATCTTGATAAAGAATATTCAGAAGGAGGAAATAAATATTTAGCTTCTGCTAAAAAGTGGTTAGATATCTATTTTCAAGGCAAAGAACCAGATTTTACTCCTCAATTACATTTGATCGGTACTGATTTTCAAAAAAGAGTCTGGCAAGCATTACTAAAAATTCCTTACGGGATGACAACTACTTATAAAGACATTGCCGTACAGGCTGCAAAAGATAAGGACCACTTACCTATTCGAGCAGCCGGTGGTGCTATTGGTAGAAATCATATTTGCATTATCATACCTTGCCACCGCGTTGTTGGTGCTAATCACAATTTAACTGGTTATGGCGGTGGAATTGATAAGAAAATTCAGTTGCTTAAACTTGAAGGCGTTGATATTAATCAGTTTAAAGAACCTTAG
- a CDS encoding chloride channel protein — MKKLNIFYYATIWSFIIGICCATYLNLINFIINFVWHVLFDKLPVPSQALPFFICIPFGFIIGILIKRLGSYPLTIEEVLMSVKQEGKINYHNWWKSLTLGLISLAAGGSIGPEASTTVLGSGMVNWLGDRLRLIAYSSDWKWNHFWDTIVSKKQLKKLPKFSSLFKSKLHQKVFCLIMVMIGVVGAAIVFKLFPEEGLFGIHHRHILWQWHYSMYVIIPLIVGWSFGMFFLWSEKWSDYFAEKITISPIIKATIWGIVLALLTLITSYALYSGEFQIVPFVHQALQISPLFLLVIAVIKTLSTNIGFSLGWRGGKIFPSIFASVAVGAAIAQFLPIMPVMCVAITVSASIAVILGKPLLTAILLILLLPIELAPVILVSAYLAACLTKVSYSFRQKNN, encoded by the coding sequence ATGAAGAAACTTAATATATTTTATTATGCTACCATTTGGAGTTTTATTATTGGAATATGCTGTGCTACATATTTAAACTTAATTAATTTTATTATTAATTTTGTCTGGCATGTTTTGTTTGATAAATTACCTGTTCCTAGTCAGGCTTTACCGTTTTTTATTTGTATTCCTTTTGGTTTCATTATTGGTATATTAATTAAGCGTTTAGGATCATATCCATTAACTATCGAAGAAGTTTTAATGAGTGTTAAGCAGGAGGGAAAGATCAATTATCACAATTGGTGGAAATCCTTAACCTTAGGTCTTATTTCTTTAGCCGCGGGTGGCAGTATTGGACCAGAGGCTTCAACTACTGTACTAGGAAGTGGCATGGTTAATTGGCTGGGAGATAGATTACGACTAATTGCTTATTCTTCTGATTGGAAATGGAATCATTTTTGGGATACTATCGTTTCGAAAAAACAACTAAAAAAACTGCCAAAATTTAGTAGCCTTTTTAAATCAAAATTGCATCAAAAAGTTTTTTGCTTAATTATGGTTATGATCGGCGTGGTTGGTGCAGCAATAGTCTTTAAATTATTCCCTGAAGAAGGATTATTTGGTATTCATCATCGCCATATTCTCTGGCAATGGCACTATAGTATGTATGTAATTATTCCATTGATTGTAGGTTGGAGCTTCGGTATGTTTTTCTTATGGAGCGAAAAATGGAGTGATTATTTTGCTGAAAAAATTACTATTTCACCGATTATTAAAGCAACTATATGGGGAATAGTTCTTGCATTACTTACCTTAATTACTAGTTATGCCCTGTATTCTGGTGAATTTCAAATTGTTCCATTTGTACACCAGGCGTTGCAAATATCACCATTATTTTTGCTAGTTATAGCAGTCATCAAAACCTTGTCTACTAATATAGGTTTTAGTTTAGGCTGGCGTGGTGGGAAAATTTTCCCTTCGATTTTTGCTAGTGTAGCAGTTGGCGCAGCGATTGCGCAATTTTTACCAATTATGCCAGTTATGTGTGTAGCCATTACAGTTAGTGCAAGTATTGCAGTTATCTTGGGTAAACCTTTATTAACAGCTATTTTATTGATTCTGTTATTACCAATAGAATTGGCTCCTGTCATTTTAGTAAGTGCGTATTTAGCTGCCTGTTTGACAAAAGTGAGCTATAGTTTTAGACAAAAGAATAATTAG
- a CDS encoding alpha-hydroxy-acid oxidizing protein: MSEKNDAITGASLIENQEEKVKSPWPGPKGMIPVTSGRADDANVHNRAYLDNILVEMRLLDSVEPDLTTEVFGKKYASPLTLAAVSHLNKVLPDKTRKPMQEKARAAKNTNTLNWIGMESNEEYAEIVKEGGDTVRIVKPYADHDKIMGELKQAEELGAVAVGMDIDHVPGDNGKYDVVDGIPLGPISFSDLEKYVHAVKLPFVAKGVLSVRDAVKARDAGAKAIVVSHHHGRVPFGVPPLKVLPAIKQALNGSGMTIFVDRSLMTGYDAYKALALGADAVLIGRGILSELLKDGQKATEDKIKKMNEQLAQMMLYTGVRDTKSFDPSVLHFD, translated from the coding sequence ATGAGCGAAAAAAACGATGCAATAACTGGTGCTTCTTTGATAGAGAATCAAGAAGAAAAAGTAAAAAGCCCATGGCCGGGTCCTAAAGGTATGATTCCTGTAACAAGTGGGCGTGCTGACGATGCTAATGTACATAATCGTGCCTACTTAGACAATATCTTGGTGGAGATGCGTTTGCTTGATTCAGTTGAGCCAGACTTAACAACTGAGGTTTTTGGTAAAAAATATGCCTCACCTTTAACTCTGGCTGCAGTCTCTCATTTGAACAAGGTTTTACCAGATAAGACACGTAAGCCAATGCAAGAAAAGGCACGTGCGGCTAAGAATACCAATACTTTAAATTGGATTGGTATGGAGTCAAACGAAGAATATGCCGAAATTGTCAAAGAGGGCGGCGATACAGTTAGAATTGTGAAGCCTTACGCAGACCATGATAAAATTATGGGCGAACTAAAACAAGCAGAAGAATTGGGTGCCGTAGCTGTTGGAATGGATATTGATCATGTGCCTGGTGATAATGGTAAATATGATGTAGTCGATGGTATTCCACTAGGACCGATTTCATTTAGCGATCTTGAAAAGTATGTTCATGCAGTTAAACTGCCGTTTGTGGCTAAGGGCGTGCTATCCGTGCGTGATGCCGTTAAGGCTAGAGATGCTGGTGCCAAGGCAATAGTTGTTTCACATCACCACGGCCGCGTTCCATTTGGCGTGCCACCACTAAAAGTTTTGCCAGCAATCAAGCAAGCACTAAATGGCAGTGGAATGACCATTTTTGTAGATAGATCATTGATGACAGGCTACGATGCATACAAGGCTTTGGCATTAGGCGCAGATGCTGTACTGATTGGTCGAGGGATTCTTTCTGAATTGTTAAAAGATGGGCAAAAAGCAACAGAAGATAAGATTAAGAAAATGAATGAGCAGCTTGCACAAATGATGTTGTATACTGGCGTTAGAGATACTAAATCATTTGATCCTAGTGTGTTACATTTTGATTAG
- the glyA gene encoding serine hydroxymethyltransferase: MKYAEKSPALWDAIHHEEQRQQDTIELIASENIVSDAVREAQGSVLTNKYAEGYPGRRYYGGCQYIDQVEQLAIDYAKKLFNAKFANVQPHSGSQANMAVYQALLKPGDVILGMGMDAGGHLTHGSKVNFSGKEYKSYSYGLNVETEELDFDAIREIALKVKPKLIVAGASAYSRIIDWQKFREIADEVGAYLMVDMAHIAGLVATGQHPSPVPVADVVTTTTHKTLRGPRGGMILSNNLEIGKKINSALFPGIQGGPLEHVIAGKAQAFYEDLQPQFTDYIKQVIKNAKAMAETFAESDNIRVVSGGTDNHLMIIDITKTGITGKDAQNLLDSVHITTNKESIPGDQRSPFVTSGLRIGTPAITSRGFDEADAKKTAEMIIEILSDPENSATIAHVKEEVQALTKKHPIE, translated from the coding sequence ATGAAATATGCAGAAAAATCTCCCGCATTATGGGATGCCATTCATCATGAAGAACAGCGCCAACAAGACACCATCGAATTAATTGCCTCTGAAAATATTGTTTCTGATGCAGTTCGTGAAGCACAAGGTTCTGTTTTAACTAACAAGTATGCTGAAGGATATCCTGGTCGGCGTTATTACGGCGGTTGTCAATATATTGATCAAGTTGAGCAACTGGCTATTGATTATGCAAAAAAATTGTTTAACGCAAAGTTTGCTAATGTACAGCCGCACTCTGGATCACAGGCTAACATGGCAGTTTATCAAGCACTTTTGAAGCCAGGTGATGTCATTTTAGGTATGGGAATGGATGCTGGCGGTCACTTGACTCATGGATCCAAGGTTAACTTCAGTGGTAAGGAATATAAGTCTTACAGTTACGGCCTAAATGTTGAGACTGAAGAACTAGATTTTGATGCCATTCGTGAAATTGCTCTTAAGGTTAAACCTAAGTTAATTGTAGCCGGTGCTTCTGCGTACAGCCGCATCATTGATTGGCAAAAGTTCCGTGAAATTGCAGATGAAGTTGGGGCATACTTAATGGTTGATATGGCTCATATTGCTGGCTTAGTAGCAACCGGTCAACATCCAAGTCCTGTTCCAGTAGCTGATGTAGTAACTACAACTACACATAAGACCTTGCGTGGCCCTCGTGGTGGGATGATTTTGTCCAACAATTTAGAAATTGGTAAGAAAATCAATTCCGCTTTGTTCCCAGGCATTCAAGGTGGGCCACTTGAGCATGTCATCGCAGGTAAAGCGCAAGCATTTTATGAGGACTTGCAACCACAATTTACAGATTATATTAAGCAAGTCATTAAAAATGCTAAGGCAATGGCAGAAACTTTTGCTGAATCGGACAATATTCGTGTCGTATCTGGTGGTACTGATAACCATTTGATGATTATCGATATTACTAAGACTGGTATTACAGGTAAAGATGCTCAAAATTTACTCGACTCTGTTCACATCACTACCAACAAAGAATCAATTCCAGGCGATCAACGTTCACCATTTGTTACTAGTGGGTTGCGGATTGGTACGCCAGCAATTACTAGTCGTGGCTTTGATGAAGCAGATGCTAAGAAGACTGCGGAAATGATTATTGAAATTTTATCTGATCCAGAAAATTCCGCAACGATTGCTCATGTTAAAGAAGAAGTTCAGGCATTAACTAAAAAACATCCAATTGAATAA